The Dyadobacter sp. 676 DNA window TTGCCGAAATTTACATTGCCCGGCTTGCCATTAACGCTCACGATGGCGCTGGCGCGGTCGTTCCACTTGCCCCAGTCGGCATTATGGAATACGCGGATGGTCCCGGTATGATCGACGGTCGCGAGGTCGGGCTTGCCGTCGAGGTCGAAATCGGTCACGGCTACCTGCGGGAAACGTCCGGCGAAATTAATATTCACGCCTGCGAATGCGTCCGTTTCGAGCTTGAAGGTGTATTGTTTGCTCGTACCGGTGTTGGCATAGTAGTACATATTGCCCTGGGCTTTTCCTACGAGCAGATCCAGGTCGCCGTCGCCGTCGGCATCGTAGAAATACGGCGAATCGCCCGTTTGCAATTCCGCCGGCAATGCGATCGTCACCGCGTCGGCCAGGTTGAGTTGCACCGCGCCGCCATTGGTTCCTTTGTTGGGAATATAACGGTATTCAAGTTTCAGGGTTTGGGAAGCCGTTGCGGCGAAACCGAGGTCGGGAACGCCGTCGCCGTTAAAGTCCGTCCATTGGGGTTTGATATTGTAAACCGAGAGCTTCGGAAGCAATTCGAGGTAATCCTGCGATTCGAATACAAAACTGGGCGCTGTGGCCGTGCCTGTGTTTCTCAACAGCCAGAAACTTCCCTTGAACCCGCCAACATAGGGCATTCCGCCCGTACCGATGAGCATATCCAGGTCGCCGTCGCCGTCGATATCGAAAAAGGCCGGCGCGGCGTTCTCCCCGACGTCGATCATCTGGTCCTGCAAAAAGTTTTTCCTTATGAGTTTAAAAACGGGCTTATCGCTCATGCCCTCGTTGTGGTAGTACCATCCCGAGGATTTGAAATCGGTCATATTCGCGTCGCTAGCGGGAAGGCTCGGAGCGATCAGCAGGTCTTTCGCGCCGTCGAAATCAACATCTTCGTAAAAGCCGGCCGGGAAAATGTGGAGTGTTACCGGGTCCACCGCAGGATAAGTGTTGGTATAGCCGGTGAAATTGGCAATGATGCCTTTGGCGGAGTTGGACAGGAAGGAAATATGATCGTTGCTTACGTGACCGGCGAGCAGATCTTTGGTGCCGTCGCCGTTCAGATCATGCAGCAGAATGGAATTGCCCGCGTGCAGGATGCGCGCGGGTGCGGCCTCCCGCTTCGAGGGATCCGTAACGACGCCACAGTCGACACCCACCACGAAATCCTCGCCGTCGCCCTTGTGAAAATTGCCCCAGCAATCGCCGTTCCGCTGAAAAACCGGGCTGGCCTGCGTTCCCAGGCTGTCGGGGACACCGAATTTTTCCATGCTAAGGTTCTGGTGCAGTTCTATATAGGTGCCCGAAAAATCGAAGGTCAGCAAATCGAGGTCGCCGTCGTCGTCCACATCCGTAATGGCCGGTATATCGGTGCCCGACACCTGCATGTTGATATTGCCGGAGAAGCCTTTGGTATACAAAACTTCCCGCATTAACTTCCACGACCATACATTACCCGTTTTGACCTGCCGATAAACCACAATTCCCAGGGATGTGCTTGCGAACAAATCTTTCAGCCCGTCGCCATTGTAATCGGCGAGGATCATCCAGTTGTCCACCTGCGGGAAAAGCGTTTCGTAATAGGGCGCATGGATGAAGGTCTTTTTACCGGCATTCAGGGGATCAGGCCCGGCGACGAACGTGGCGATTTTGCTGTTCGTACGATCGTAAACGACCAGGTCCTCGTCGGCGTCATTGTTCAAATGCATTTTAAGGAATTGCGAGGCATTGAGGCCGCCCGCCCAGGGATTGGTCATTTTCATCCCGCCGACCGACACGCCGGTGAGCGTGTCAAGCCTGAACCACGCCTGTTGGGCCAGCGTTGCAGAGGGGTTGTAAAAGCAAATAAGGCAGAGTATAAAGGAGGTAAATTTGGTTCGCATCGTTGAGGAATATTCTATTAGTTTTGCATGTTTCCGCGGACGCCGCGCGGGCTTGTTTGTCCTAAACCTAACGAAATAAGCCCGTATAACTTTATAACGAGCCGACAATTCATGTATACTTCCATAGAAACGCTTTACGATATTTACCGCAAAGGCACCAAAGTTTCCACCGACACCCGCCAGATCACCGAGGGCTGCATTTTCTTCGCATTGAAAGGCGATAAATTCGACGGTAACCAATATGCTGCCGAGGCATTGCGGAAAGGCGCCGCCTACGCGGTAGTCGACGATCCGGCCGTCGCGGACGGCGACCGCTTCCTGCTCTTCGAAGACGGCCTTGCCGCATTGCAGGACCTGGCGCGGCATCATCGCAAAACGCTGGAAATCCCGGTGATCGCGCTGACGGGCTCCAACGGCAAAACCACCACCAAGGAGCTGATCGCGAAAGTGCTTTCGATGAAGTTCAACACCTACGCCACACGGGGAAACCTGAACAACCACATCGGCGTACCGCTTACGGTCCTTTCGATCGACCCTGCGAAGCATGAGATGGCCGTGATCGAAATGGGTGCCAACCACCAGCAGGAAATCGCATTGCTCGCCAGCATCGCGCAGCCGACGCACGGGCTCATTACCAACATAGGCAAGGCGCACCTGGAAGGCTTCGGTGGTGTGGAAGGCATTATCAAAGGCAAAGGCGAGCTGTTCGACTACCTGTCCAAACACAAGGGAACGGTGTTCGTGAATTCAACGCACGATGTGATCATGGAAATGGTGAGCAAGCGCCGCGCCTTCGGCGAAATCGTGTTCTATTGTTCGGAAAACAGCCCGATCAACCCCTCGCTGATCGAAGAGAACCCGTTTGTCGTTTTCAGCAACGGCGGCAAGACGGTAAGCACCCATTTGCCCGGAAGGTACAATTTCGACAACATTTGCGCCGCGCTGGCCGTTGGCAAGCACTTCGGCGTAACCGACGAAGATGCCTACGAGGCGGTAGCGGGTTACGAACCCGACAATAACCGTTCACAGATCGTCAAAAAAGGTACGAATACCGTCATTATGGATGCCTATAATGCCAATCCGTCGTCGATGGCCGCGGCCGTAGCCAATTTTGCACGCATGGAAGCACCGCGGAAAATCCTTATTCTGGG harbors:
- a CDS encoding FG-GAP-like repeat-containing protein, which codes for MRTKFTSFILCLICFYNPSATLAQQAWFRLDTLTGVSVGGMKMTNPWAGGLNASQFLKMHLNNDADEDLVVYDRTNSKIATFVAGPDPLNAGKKTFIHAPYYETLFPQVDNWMILADYNGDGLKDLFASTSLGIVVYRQVKTGNVWSWKLMREVLYTKGFSGNINMQVSGTDIPAITDVDDDGDLDLLTFDFSGTYIELHQNLSMEKFGVPDSLGTQASPVFQRNGDCWGNFHKGDGEDFVVGVDCGVVTDPSKREAAPARILHAGNSILLHDLNGDGTKDLLAGHVSNDHISFLSNSAKGIIANFTGYTNTYPAVDPVTLHIFPAGFYEDVDFDGAKDLLIAPSLPASDANMTDFKSSGWYYHNEGMSDKPVFKLIRKNFLQDQMIDVGENAAPAFFDIDGDGDLDMLIGTGGMPYVGGFKGSFWLLRNTGTATAPSFVFESQDYLELLPKLSVYNIKPQWTDFNGDGVPDLGFAATASQTLKLEYRYIPNKGTNGGAVQLNLADAVTIALPAELQTGDSPYFYDADGDGDLDLLVGKAQGNMYYYANTGTSKQYTFKLETDAFAGVNINFAGRFPQVAVTDFDLDGKPDLATVDHTGTIRVFHNADWGKWNDRASAIVSVNGKPGNVNFGNYLSLAVADLNGDKKPDVAIGNNAGGVRLLINILPVSVTGMEPGNAGEVRVFPNPSVDFFKVYSSQTGTFDVLTAGGVRMLENRAIRANETQQISTAQWPAGLYLVEFKAGNVRAVRKVVVGE
- the murF gene encoding UDP-N-acetylmuramoyl-tripeptide--D-alanyl-D-alanine ligase; translation: MYTSIETLYDIYRKGTKVSTDTRQITEGCIFFALKGDKFDGNQYAAEALRKGAAYAVVDDPAVADGDRFLLFEDGLAALQDLARHHRKTLEIPVIALTGSNGKTTTKELIAKVLSMKFNTYATRGNLNNHIGVPLTVLSIDPAKHEMAVIEMGANHQQEIALLASIAQPTHGLITNIGKAHLEGFGGVEGIIKGKGELFDYLSKHKGTVFVNSTHDVIMEMVSKRRAFGEIVFYCSENSPINPSLIEENPFVVFSNGGKTVSTHLPGRYNFDNICAALAVGKHFGVTDEDAYEAVAGYEPDNNRSQIVKKGTNTVIMDAYNANPSSMAAAVANFARMEAPRKILILGDMFELGDAAPEEHLALGKQIAGEKFDVVILAGQLMRHALPALPKAYYFPDKFSLHNWIMDNPQENTYFLIKGSRGMSLETVLGVMPG